The following are encoded together in the Drosophila biarmipes strain raj3 chromosome 3L, RU_DBia_V1.1, whole genome shotgun sequence genome:
- the LOC108035896 gene encoding uncharacterized protein LOC108035896, whose translation MADPNVPRGALSLQNVLKYTVQHHDPNPNAEIPKLDETADVERTQFLANALNALTVDAVAIMKEALFILDSPQASTDDQIESLDVIRSHIDDIDNAISLVKLGGTATLLRYIAPGVDNEVRSSALNTVAEVAQNNVFCQNALVNDKFLPVLLKNLSDADQNIVRCSLYAISTLIRNFEPGYIEFKRINGISALIGCLKIANVNVFVKAAFLIASLSSADQSVRDDFLKEDVFPVLVENLSPVEDFDIKIETTLFALSSLSRESDLKLSTDRREEILSTLQQIISKNKQSETCEDMVNHARNIVDNLNAR comes from the exons atggCCGATCCCAACGTACCCAGGGGAGCTTTAAGTTTGCAG AATGTGCTGAAGTATACGGTGCAGCACCACGATCCGAATCCAAATGCGGAAATTCCAAAGTTGGACGAAACAGCAGATGTTGAG CGCACTCAATTTTTGGCCAATGCCCTAAATGCCCTGACAGTGGATGCCGTGGCTATTATGAAAGAAGCTTTGTTCATACTGGACAGTCCTCAGGCCAGCACAGACGACCAGATCGAAAGCCTAGACGTCATACGGAGCCACATCGACGACATCGACAATGCCATATCCCTGGTGAAGCTGGGCGGAACAGCAACGCTACTTCGCTACATAGCACCTGGAGTGGACAACGAAGTTCGCTCCTCGGCCCTCAACACGGTGGCTGAGGTGGCCCAAAACAATGTGTTTTGCCAGAACGCCCTCGTAAACGATAAATTCCTTCCTGTCCTTCTAAAGAACTTGAGCGATGCCGATCAAAATATAGTTCGGTGTTCCTTGTACGCGATATCAACGCTGATTCGAAACTTTGAGCCCGGATACATTGAGTTCAAGCGAATCAATGGTATCAGCGCTTTGATAGGCTGCCTAAAAATTGCTAATGTAAACGTATTCGTAAAAGCTGCGTTCCTTATTGCATCTTTAAGCTCAGCCGACCAGTCAGTCAGAG ATGATTTTCTAAAGGAAGACGTATTTCCGGTGCTGGTGGAAAACCTATCACCCGTTGAAGACTTTGATATCAAAATAGAAACCACTCTTTTCGCACTGTCATCACTTTCACGGGAATCAGACCTGAAACTTTCGACCGATAGGCGCGAGGAAATTCTGTCTACCCTCCAACAAATCATTTCCAAGAACAAACAGTCCGAGACTTGTGAA GACATGGTTAATCATGCAAGAAATATTGTGGACAACTTAAATGCACGTTAA
- the LOC108035894 gene encoding ankyrin repeat domain-containing protein 12, translating into MPPPRPKGIGFNTGATQPRSNSNTPMSERQQIRLIQMTATTSSTDSSRTNLKKNECKKGDTEIDESCLNEKQEVLDTKDKSSAEESSNDGKTSDSNHQGTSAAKRCYSDIEEDYEESGEDVKKKKRKDSEHGKDLKGASLKLSSRVEKGSKLAATKGSPSGNKSTASNADKEQAEISKNVDIENETECSDDYKSNDSLYNGGLKVPPLKIVIPQQNCSIDTEGNVLRTGKVTASRNAALPYVVSSNSDSIDTVITNQSISPHESPQKSNSICSTVLDDKNIKLFNDEKNLRVLRSSHRTGVTSVERSSNNSSPQMQSSSPSPASSNHANDPADVKLPYGNMTSSPIPQGHQFDQETITNVPSPSTSSTSSSKDINPSNVELHPRKRKIRPKNTDDSSKNSNAADSGVNSEESHPHDHPFTNGFQMFLSIRRQIEKKWKSLYPVKPRPPQGYNDYLLTKKTYLLSRNAETSVPDIPRTVPQAMESIYQDQERARQDLIQAHTVEREKLCMNVEQEIIRVHSKAARSISGQPAPYSVCTYLKDDEVYNMITPEQDEKEKSARCRFNGRLLLSWLQDVDDKWEKIKESMVLRHHNEAESLRAVQVMDWNLFAKRNRLCDIPTDVNLEHVPIVSVGDDFDTLPT; encoded by the exons ATGCCACCCCCAAGACCGAAGGGGATAGGATTTAACACAGGAGCCACCCAACCCAGATCGAATTCAAACACGCCGATGTCTGAAAGGCAGCAGATTCGCCTAATTCAAATGACAGCCACCACCTCCTCGAcag ATTCATCGCGCACCAACTTAAAGAAGAATGAATGCAAGAAAGGAGACACAGAGATCGATGAGAGCTGCCTGAACGAGAAGCAAGAGGTCCTGGACACCAAAGACAAGTCTTCGGCGGAGGAAAGCAGCAACGATGGTAAAACCAGCGATTCGAATCACCAGGGTACTTCGGCGGCCAAGCGTTGTTACTCAGACATAgaggaggattacgaggaatCCGGCGAGGACGTGAAGAAAAAGAAGCGCAAGGACTCGGAGCATGGCAAGGACCTGAAGGGCGCCTCCCTAAAACTCTCCTCCAGGGTCGAGAAGGGCTCCAAGCTAGCGGCGACGAAGGGATCCCCATCAGGAAACAAAAGTACCGCCTCTAATGCCGACAAGGAGCAGGCAGAGATTAGTAAGAATGTAGACATCGAGAACGAAACTGAGTGCAGCGATGATTACAAGAGTAACGACAGCCTGTACAACGGAGGACTCAAGGTGCCGCCTCTGAAGATTGTGATCCCGCAACAGAACTGCTCCATCGACACCGAGGGCAATGTGCTGAGGACCGGCAAGGTGACGGCCTCCCGCAATGCGGCCCTGCCCTATGTGGTTAGCTCCAACAGCGATTCCATCGACACCGTCATAACCAATCAGTCTATTAGCCCGCACGAGAGTCCCCAGAAGAGCAACAGCATTTGCTCCACAGTCCTGGACGACAAGAACATAAAGCTCTTTAATGACGAGAAGAATCTGAGGGTCCTGCGCAGCTCTCATCGCACTGGAGTGACCAGCGTTGAGCGCAGTTCCAACAACTCCTCCCCACAAATGCAGAGCAGCTCCCCATCGCCGGCGTCATCCAATCATGCAAACGACCCTGCGGATGTGAAGCTACCCTACGGCAACATGACTTCTAGTCCGATCCCGCAAGGCCACCAGTTTGACCAGGAGACAATCACCAATGTTCCGAGTCCCTCGACGTCATCAACCTCCTCGTCCAAGGATATAAATCCCTCGAACGTGGAACTTCATCCGCGAAAGCGAAAGATACGTCCAAAGAACACCGACGACAGTTCAAAGAACTCGAATGCTGCAGATTCCGGAGTGAATTCCGAAGAATCTCACCCGCACGACCATCCGTTCaccaatggctttcagatgTTCTTGAGCATCCGGCGTCAGATCGAGAAGaagtggaagagtttgtaTCCGGTGAAGCCAAGACCTCCGCAGGGGTACAACGACTATCTTCTGACGAAGAAAACGTACTTACTGAGTCGCAATGCGGAAACTTCAGTTCCGGATATTCCGCGCACTGTACCGCAGGCCATGGAGAGTATTTATCAGGACCAGGAGAGGGCCAGGCAAGACTTGATCCAGGCGCACACCGTGGAGCGGGAAAAACTCTGCATGAACGTTGAGCAGGAGATAATACGGGTCCACTCAAAGGCAGCTAGGAGCATATCTGGCCAACCGGCTCCCTATTCCGTTTGTACATACCTGAAGGACGACGAGGTCTACAACATGATCACACCAGAGCAGGATGAAAAGGAAAAGAGTGCTCGCTGCCGATTCAATGGGCGGTTGCTACTCAGCTGGTTGCAAGATGTAGACGATAAGTGGGAGAAAATCAAG GAATCCATGGTGTTGCGGCATCATAACGAGGCCGAAAGCCTGCGCGCCGTTCAGGTCATGGATTGGAATTTATTTGCGAAACGAAACAGGCTCTGCGACATTCCGACTGATGTTAACTTGGAACACGTACCGATCGTTTCAGTTGGAGACGATTTTGACACATTGCCGACGTAA
- the LOC108035895 gene encoding kinesin light chain isoform X1 → MIVSKAIKSYRLQKIEKIGKMTQMSQDEIITNTKTVLQGLEALRVEHVSIMNGIAEVQKDNEKSDMLRKNIENIELGLSEAQVMMALTSHLQNIEAEKQKLKTQVRRLHQENAWLRDELANTQQKFQASEQLVAQLEEEKKHLEFMASVKKYDENQEQDDTCEKSRTDPVVELFPDEENEDRNNMSPTPPSQFANQTSGYEIPARLRTLHNLVIQYASQGRYEVAVPLCKQALEDLEKTSGHDHPDVATMLNILALVYRDQNKYKEAANLLNDALSIRGKTLGENHPAVAATLNNLAVLYGKRGKYKDAEPLCKRALEIREKVLGKDHPDVAKQLNNLALLCQNQGKYDEVEKYYQRALDIYESKLGPDDPNVAKTKNNLAGCYLKQGRYTEAEILYKQVLTRAHEREFGAIDSKNKPIWQVAEEREEHKFDNRENTPYGEYGGWHKAAKVDSPTVTTTLKNLGALYRRQGMFEAAETLEDCAMRSKKEAYDLAKQTKVSQLLTSNEKRRSKAIKEDMDFSEEKNAKP, encoded by the exons ATGATTGTCTCCAAAGCTATAAAATCATACAGGCT ACAGAAAATCGAGAAAATCGGCAAAATGACGCAAATGTCGCAGGAcgaaataataaccaacacgAAAACAGTCCTCCAAGGCCTCGAAGCCTTGCGAGTGGAGCATGTTTCGATTATGAACGGCATCGCAGAGGTCCAGAAGGACAACGAAAAGTCGGACATGCTGCGGAAGAACATCGAGAACATCGAACTGGGCCTGAGTGAGGCTCAGGTGATGATGGCCCTGACGTCCCATCTGCAGAACATCGAGGCCGAGAAGCAAAAGCTCAAGACACAGGTGCGTCGCCTGCACCAGGAGAACGCCTGGCTCCGCGACGAACTGGCCAACACGCAGCAGAAGTTCCAGGCATCCGAGCAGCTGGTCGCCCAACTGGAGGAGGAGAAGAAGCACCTGGAGTTCATGGCCTCCGTGAAGAAGTACGACGAGAATCAGGAGCAGGACGACACATGCGAGAAGTCCCGCACCGATCCGGTGGTGGAGCTGTTTCCGGACGAAGAAAACGAGGACCGCAACAACATGTCGCCCACTCCGCCCAGCCAGTTCGCCAACCAGACTTCCGGCTACGAGATTCCAGCACGTCTGCGAACTCTGCACAATCTGGTCATCCAGTACGCTTCACAGGGCAG GTATGAAGTAGCCGTTCCCCTCTGCAAACAAGCTTTGGAAGATCTCGAAAAGACAAGTGGCCACGACCATCCCGACGTAGCCACAATGCTGAATATTCTGGCTCTCGTGTATCGTGATCAG AACAAGTATAAAGAGGCCGCCAATTTGCTGAACGACGCTCTGTCGATTCGAGGAAAGACTCTGGGCGAGAATCATCCAGCCGTGGCGGCCACGTTGAACAATTTGGCCGTCCTCTACGGCAAACGGGGAAAGTACAAAGATGCCGAACCCCTTTGCAAGCGTGCCTTGGAGATCCGCGAGAAGGTCCTTGGAAAGGATCACCCCGATGTTGCTAAGCAACTCAACAATCTCGCCCTGCTTTGCCAGAATCAGGGCAAATACGACGAGGTTGAGAAGTACTACCAGCGAGCTCTCGACATCTACGAATCAAAACTTGGTCCCGATGATCCCAATGTGGCCAAGACAAAGAACAACCTTGCTGGCTGCTATTTGAAGCAGGGAAGATACACCGAGGCCGAAATCCTCTATAAGCAGGTCTTGACGCGAGCCCACGAACGTGAGTTCGGAGCGATTGACAGCAAAAACAAGCCCATTTGGCAG GTTGCCGAGGAGCGTGAGGAGCACAAATTCGATAACAGAGAGAACACTCCATACGGCGAATATGGCGGTTGGCACAAGGCCGCTAAAGTGGATTCCCCCACGGTGACAACCACTCTAAAAAATCTGGGAGCACTTTACCGGCGGCAAGGCATGTTTGAAGCTGCCGAGACCCTGGAAGACTGTGCAATGAGGAGTAAAAAAGAAGCCTACGATCTAGCTAAACAAACCAAGGTCTCACAACTGCTAACTTCAAACGAGAAGCGACGATCAAAGGCAATTAAAGAGGATATGGATTTCTCCGAGGAG AAAAATGCGAAAccatga
- the LOC108035895 gene encoding kinesin light chain isoform X2: MTQMSQDEIITNTKTVLQGLEALRVEHVSIMNGIAEVQKDNEKSDMLRKNIENIELGLSEAQVMMALTSHLQNIEAEKQKLKTQVRRLHQENAWLRDELANTQQKFQASEQLVAQLEEEKKHLEFMASVKKYDENQEQDDTCEKSRTDPVVELFPDEENEDRNNMSPTPPSQFANQTSGYEIPARLRTLHNLVIQYASQGRYEVAVPLCKQALEDLEKTSGHDHPDVATMLNILALVYRDQNKYKEAANLLNDALSIRGKTLGENHPAVAATLNNLAVLYGKRGKYKDAEPLCKRALEIREKVLGKDHPDVAKQLNNLALLCQNQGKYDEVEKYYQRALDIYESKLGPDDPNVAKTKNNLAGCYLKQGRYTEAEILYKQVLTRAHEREFGAIDSKNKPIWQVAEEREEHKFDNRENTPYGEYGGWHKAAKVDSPTVTTTLKNLGALYRRQGMFEAAETLEDCAMRSKKEAYDLAKQTKVSQLLTSNEKRRSKAIKEDMDFSEEKNAKP, encoded by the exons ATGACGCAAATGTCGCAGGAcgaaataataaccaacacgAAAACAGTCCTCCAAGGCCTCGAAGCCTTGCGAGTGGAGCATGTTTCGATTATGAACGGCATCGCAGAGGTCCAGAAGGACAACGAAAAGTCGGACATGCTGCGGAAGAACATCGAGAACATCGAACTGGGCCTGAGTGAGGCTCAGGTGATGATGGCCCTGACGTCCCATCTGCAGAACATCGAGGCCGAGAAGCAAAAGCTCAAGACACAGGTGCGTCGCCTGCACCAGGAGAACGCCTGGCTCCGCGACGAACTGGCCAACACGCAGCAGAAGTTCCAGGCATCCGAGCAGCTGGTCGCCCAACTGGAGGAGGAGAAGAAGCACCTGGAGTTCATGGCCTCCGTGAAGAAGTACGACGAGAATCAGGAGCAGGACGACACATGCGAGAAGTCCCGCACCGATCCGGTGGTGGAGCTGTTTCCGGACGAAGAAAACGAGGACCGCAACAACATGTCGCCCACTCCGCCCAGCCAGTTCGCCAACCAGACTTCCGGCTACGAGATTCCAGCACGTCTGCGAACTCTGCACAATCTGGTCATCCAGTACGCTTCACAGGGCAG GTATGAAGTAGCCGTTCCCCTCTGCAAACAAGCTTTGGAAGATCTCGAAAAGACAAGTGGCCACGACCATCCCGACGTAGCCACAATGCTGAATATTCTGGCTCTCGTGTATCGTGATCAG AACAAGTATAAAGAGGCCGCCAATTTGCTGAACGACGCTCTGTCGATTCGAGGAAAGACTCTGGGCGAGAATCATCCAGCCGTGGCGGCCACGTTGAACAATTTGGCCGTCCTCTACGGCAAACGGGGAAAGTACAAAGATGCCGAACCCCTTTGCAAGCGTGCCTTGGAGATCCGCGAGAAGGTCCTTGGAAAGGATCACCCCGATGTTGCTAAGCAACTCAACAATCTCGCCCTGCTTTGCCAGAATCAGGGCAAATACGACGAGGTTGAGAAGTACTACCAGCGAGCTCTCGACATCTACGAATCAAAACTTGGTCCCGATGATCCCAATGTGGCCAAGACAAAGAACAACCTTGCTGGCTGCTATTTGAAGCAGGGAAGATACACCGAGGCCGAAATCCTCTATAAGCAGGTCTTGACGCGAGCCCACGAACGTGAGTTCGGAGCGATTGACAGCAAAAACAAGCCCATTTGGCAG GTTGCCGAGGAGCGTGAGGAGCACAAATTCGATAACAGAGAGAACACTCCATACGGCGAATATGGCGGTTGGCACAAGGCCGCTAAAGTGGATTCCCCCACGGTGACAACCACTCTAAAAAATCTGGGAGCACTTTACCGGCGGCAAGGCATGTTTGAAGCTGCCGAGACCCTGGAAGACTGTGCAATGAGGAGTAAAAAAGAAGCCTACGATCTAGCTAAACAAACCAAGGTCTCACAACTGCTAACTTCAAACGAGAAGCGACGATCAAAGGCAATTAAAGAGGATATGGATTTCTCCGAGGAG AAAAATGCGAAAccatga
- the LOC108035897 gene encoding uncharacterized protein LOC108035897, producing the protein MDPVVLVLSYGATTPTEIVENIFSEVDQPKEATSTECSLSCYKCLIKTKYYNTSINLVPFSGNLESVPDKILQATEALIIYFDAQDTSFIETIPKTLAKNEQIQLGFLLTSSTSGEDSGLSFGEIKERTNFFFDIITLKSNVESDSDEPERDYEEVVEGLKNVVWSNVKFGSEHKEDISSDELDNQLKDFENLLLTAQSLRNDTSLTREQFLDRAEQFAGIVSSILNDNDSD; encoded by the exons TTTTATCTTACGGAGCGACTACTCCGACGGAAATAGTCGAAA ATATATTCTCCGAAGTTGATCAACCCAAAGAAGCCACTTCAACGGAGTGTTCTCTGAGTTGTTATAAATGCCTCATCAAAACCAAGTACTACAACACCTCGATCAACTTAGTACCTTTTTCCGGAAATCTTGAAAGTGTTCCGGACAAAATTTTACAGGCAACGGAGGCGTTAATCATCTACTTTGATGCCCAAGAT ACTTCGTTTATCGAAACCATTCCCAAGACGTTAGCAAAAAATGAGCAGATCCAATTGGGATTCCTCTTAACGTCTTCCACTTCAGGGGAAGATAGTGGATTGTCCTTCGGCGAAATAAAAGAGCGAACAAATTTCTTTTTCGACATCATTACACTGAAAAGTAATGTTGAGAGCGACTCAGATGAGCCGGAAAGGGACTACGAAGAGGTTGTTGAgggtttaaaaaatgttgtttggtCCAATGTCAAGTTTGGTTCTG AGCACAAAGAAGACATCAGTTCCGACGAGTTggataatcaattaaaagaCTTTGAAAACCTCCTTCTCACTGCGCAGAGCTTACGGAATGATACGAGCCTTACTCGAGAACAATTCCTGGATAGAGCTGAGCAGTTCGCCGGAATTGTCTCCTCGATTTTAAATGACAATGATAGCGACTAA